In bacterium, the sequence TTAAGTTTTATAAAATTTTTTCCCTTTTAATTCAAAATTCAACATTCAAAATTCATAATTTTATAAAGTTTTCCTTAAGATTATCTAAACACATACATTTTGTAAAGCGTTATGGAATTAACTATATGTTATCTTCTATCAAATCAAGATATTCTAAGGGATATCTGTCATTTCTATATCGCTGTAAGGCATTTGCAAGCATCCCTATGACAGCAGAGGGTGGTAATATGGGATAGGTCAAAGCAGACTGCCAAGTGAATGGGATTCTGATAGAATAAAGAGAATTTATCCTTATGTCAAAGACTAATGCTTTCATTATTTAGACCTTACTTAAAAGCTCTGTAAATATCTTATCAATGGTATCTTTCTTATTAACTTCTTTGGGTGAATTACTGCCCCAATAGAGCAAGGTTGTATTCTGTGGCATAAGCCCACTTGTCTTTGAGATATAATCAGAATACATTGGTGATATTGGAAAAGGCAATGGACCTGTTTCAGAATAAGCCACAAGTATTTCCAAAGGATTTCCGTGGGGCACGGCATGGGAAAGCGAGGCGCCTATCTGTCCAGAAATCAGATAACGATAAGCCTCAATAGCCACTTTAATTCTCTCTTTTCGTCCATTATTGTCATCAACTGCATTGTGCCTGCAAATATTTTCAGACTTTTTATTTTCAGCATTAAATATAATTGGTCTATAGCTATCCAATGAAAATATTTCGTTTTCTGTCACGCTTACACCTTCTGCACTCCTTCCAGCTACTCCAGGAGTACTAAAGGGAATGTATGATGAAGAAAGTAGCCTTTTGCAAAGCATATTAAAAGTCTTTTCAATCTTATCAAATTCATCTTCGTTGGTATCAAT encodes:
- the cas5 gene encoding CRISPR-associated protein Cas5 — translated: MKALVFDIRINSLYSIRIPFTWQSALTYPILPPSAVIGMLANALQRYRNDRYPLEYLDLIEDNI